A part of Rattus rattus isolate New Zealand chromosome 4, Rrattus_CSIRO_v1, whole genome shotgun sequence genomic DNA contains:
- the Nabp1 gene encoding SOSS complex subunit B2 isoform X1 — protein sequence MHGVNDPPLFIKDIKAGLKNLNVVFIVLEIGRVTKTKDGHEVRSCKVADRTGSITISVWDEIGGLIQTGDIIRLTRGYASMWKGCLTLYTGRGGELQKIGEFCMVYSEVPNFSEPNPDYRGQQNRVVQNEQKDKMNTSIFGPVGNGVQTGPESRGYPLQYGRSNGPGPISPQLPGEPSNQTVRTTISNARDPRRAFKR from the exons ATGCATGGGGTCAACGACCCTCCTCTTTTTATAAAAGACATTAAGGCCGGACTGAAAAACTTAAATGTCGTCTTTATTGTCCTGGAGATAG GACGAGTGACCAAAACCAAAGACGGCCATGAAGTGAGATCCTGCAAAGTAGCTGATAGAACGGGCAGCATCACTATTTCTGTGTGGGATGAGATCGGAGGGCTCATACAGACAGGGGATATTATTCGATTGACCAGAGG ATATGCATCAATGTGGAAAGGATGCCTGACACTTTATACTGGAAGAGGTGGTGAACTTCAAAAAATTGGAGA ATTTTGTATGGTGTATTCAGAAGTGCCAAATTTCAGTGAGCCAAACCCAGATTATAGAGGACAGCAGAACAGAGTG GTACAAAATGAACAGAAGGATAAAATGAACACCAGTATATTCGGGCCAGTGG gaAATGGTGTTCAGACTGGCCCTGAATCTAGGGGATATCCTCTTCAATATGGCAGAAGCAATGGCCCAGGACCCATCAGTCCACAGCTACCAGGAGAACCTAGTAATCAAACAGTCAGGACCACAATAAGTAATGCCAGAGATCCGAGGAGAGCCTTTAAAAGATGA
- the Nabp1 gene encoding SOSS complex subunit B2 isoform X2, with protein sequence MWKGCLTLYTGRGGELQKIGEFCMVYSEVPNFSEPNPDYRGQQNRVVQNEQKDKMNTSIFGPVGNGVQTGPESRGYPLQYGRSNGPGPISPQLPGEPSNQTVRTTISNARDPRRAFKR encoded by the exons ATGTGGAAAGGATGCCTGACACTTTATACTGGAAGAGGTGGTGAACTTCAAAAAATTGGAGA ATTTTGTATGGTGTATTCAGAAGTGCCAAATTTCAGTGAGCCAAACCCAGATTATAGAGGACAGCAGAACAGAGTG GTACAAAATGAACAGAAGGATAAAATGAACACCAGTATATTCGGGCCAGTGG gaAATGGTGTTCAGACTGGCCCTGAATCTAGGGGATATCCTCTTCAATATGGCAGAAGCAATGGCCCAGGACCCATCAGTCCACAGCTACCAGGAGAACCTAGTAATCAAACAGTCAGGACCACAATAAGTAATGCCAGAGATCCGAGGAGAGCCTTTAAAAGATGA